In a single window of the Veillonella sp. genome:
- a CDS encoding RluA family pseudouridine synthase gives MKTATIIDLIVDSNVHTQSMNHIIKQQHISQRMRRRLRNDGIITVNGYTATWNTLVHGGDHLVMKLTPEQEFSLSPMDLDIVYEDEYILVINKEAGILMHPTSTVRDHTLANGVLHYYQETNQHYDFHPVHRLDKDTSGIVIIAKTSIVQHAFDKKRTHFHKNYDAIVEGQLPTNHISVQWTIGRKPGSIIERCCTNEGKPAHTDITVIESNTIVKNKMEQCFTHVQCLLHTGRTHQIRVHLSQLGYPLAGDDLYGGHLEYIQRQALHASRVSFYHPMTDEWLELQASIPSDMESLLTN, from the coding sequence ATGAAAACAGCAACAATTATCGACTTGATTGTAGATTCCAACGTACATACCCAATCTATGAATCATATTATAAAACAACAACATATTTCCCAACGTATGCGGCGGCGACTGCGAAATGACGGCATTATAACAGTCAATGGATATACAGCAACGTGGAATACCCTCGTACATGGAGGTGACCATCTCGTTATGAAATTAACCCCTGAACAAGAGTTTAGTTTAAGCCCTATGGACCTCGATATCGTATACGAAGATGAATATATTTTAGTCATCAATAAAGAGGCAGGTATTCTGATGCATCCCACCTCAACGGTACGAGATCATACCTTAGCAAACGGCGTTCTACATTACTACCAAGAGACAAATCAGCATTATGATTTCCATCCTGTCCATCGATTAGATAAAGACACCTCTGGAATTGTTATCATCGCCAAAACCTCTATAGTCCAACATGCTTTCGATAAAAAGCGTACTCATTTCCATAAAAACTACGACGCTATAGTAGAAGGTCAATTACCTACTAATCACATAAGCGTACAGTGGACTATAGGACGTAAACCAGGTAGTATTATCGAGCGTTGCTGCACGAATGAAGGTAAACCTGCTCATACAGATATAACTGTCATTGAGAGTAATACCATTGTAAAGAATAAGATGGAGCAATGCTTTACCCATGTGCAATGTTTATTACATACGGGGCGCACTCATCAAATTCGGGTCCATCTATCTCAACTAGGATACCCCCTTGCTGGCGATGATCTGTACGGTGGCCACTTAGAATATATTCAGCGTCAAGCACTCCATGCGTCACGGGTTAGCTTTTACCATCCCATGACGGATGAATGGCTAGAATTACAGGCATCTATACCATCGGATATGGAGTCATTACTCACCAATTGA